Genomic DNA from Halorussus rarus:
GGCGGCCTCGACGACAACGGCGAGGTCGCCTCGGGGACGATCCGGTACAAGGGCGAGCCGATCCAGGACTACTCCGAGTCGGAGTTCAACAAGAACATCCGCTGGAAGGAGATCTCGGTGATCCCCCAGTCGTCGATGAACAGCCTCGACCCCGTGATGAAGCTGAGCGAGCAAGCAGTCGAGATGGCGAAGTACCACACCGACCTCACGACGCCCGAGGCGCTCGACCGGCTCCGCGAACTGTTCGACGTCGTCGGGCTGTCGGAGTCCCGGATCGACGACTACCCCCACCAGTTCTCGGGCGGGATGCAGCAGCGCGCGATCATCGCGTTCGCGCTGTTCCTCCGGCCCAGCCTGATCATCGCGGACGAGCCGACGACGGCGCTCGACGTCATCATGCAGGACCAGATCATGGACCACATCAACGGCCTGAAGGACGACTGGAACGTCAGCATGCTGCTCATCACCCACGACATCTCGCTGGTGTTCGAGAACTGCGACTCGATGGCGGTCATGCACGGCGGCCAGATCGCCGAGACGGGCACCGTCGAGGACGTGTTCGACCGCCCGCGGCACCCGTACGCGATCCTCCTCCAGAACGCGTTCCCCGACGTGCGGTACCCGGACCGCGAGCTGGCCGTGATAGACGGCCACCCGCCCCAACTGCGCGACGAGGTGGACTTCTGCACGTTCGTCGACCGGTGCCCGTGGGCCGTGTCCGCCTGCCGCGAAGGGGCGCCCCCGGCGAACCCCGTCGCCGGCGACGAGGACCACCTCGCGTGGTGCGTCCGGGCCGACGAGATGTCGGAGCTGGCAGGCGAGTACCTCGACCGCTCGACCGAGTCGACGAGCATCCTGGAGGGGGAGGGATGAGCGACGACGAACCGGTCTTTGAGCTGCGGTCGCTGGAGAAGTACTTCGACACGACCTCGGGGCTGGTCGAGACGATCAGGAACCGGCTCGCCGGCGGGGGACCGCGCCTGGTGCGGGCGGTCGATGACGTCGACCTGACGCTGCAGGAGAACCAGGTCCAGGGCGTGATCGGCGAGAGCGGCTGCGGGAAGACGACCCTGCTCCGGACCCTCATCGGGCTCTACGAGCCGACCGGCGGCGAACTGCGGTTCCACGGCCGACCGACCTCGGAGTTCACCAAGAGCGACTGGAAGGAGTTCCGCCAGCAGGTCCAGATCGTCTTCCAGGACCCCTTCAACTCTCTTGACCCGAAGTTTAGCGTGCGCCGCACCCTGGCCGAGCCCCTGCAGATCCACGGCATCGACTACGACCGCACCGACATCGAGGAGATGCTCGAGACCGTCGGACTGACGCCGGCGGACCAGTACATCCGGCAGTTCCCGAACCAGCTCTCCGGGGGGGAGAAACAGCGCGTCGCCATCGCGCGGGCGCTGATCACCGAGCCCGACGTGATCCTGGCCGACGAGCCGGCGTCGATGCTCGACGTGTCGACGCAGGCCGAGATCCTGAACCTCCTGAACGAGCTGACCGACGAGTTCGGCGTGTCGATGGTGTACATCTCTCACGACCTGTCGACGGTGTCGTACATCTGCGACCGGATCAACGTGATGTACCTCGGTCGAATCGTCGAGAAGGCGCCGACCCGTGAGCTGCTCGCGGACCCCAAACACCCCTACACCCAGGCTCTGATCCGCTCCATCCCGATTCCGGATCCCCACTACGAGCGCGAGCAGGCGACCATCGGCGGCGAGCCGGGCGATCCGATAGACATGCCGGAGGGATGTCGGTTCAAGAACCGCTGCCCCGAGCGGATGGACGTCTGCGACCGGACGCCCCTCGACGTCGCGCCCGACGGCGACGAGACCCGTTCGGTCGCCTGCCACCTCTACTACGACCACGAGGAGGAGGCCGAGCCCGAGATGATCGAACGACCGAGCGACGACCCCCATCCGAGCAGTGCGGAGGACACGGTATGATCAGAGACGCGTCACACCCGCCGGGCGGCAGCGAGACGGATCGGACGCCGAACGACGGCTCGCCGCCCGCCGGTGGGACGGCGTCGCCGCGGGGAGGTGAGCGCCCGTGAGCCGCCTGCGGTACTTCGCCCGACGCACGGCGGTGACGGCGGTGCTCATCTTCCTCGTCGCGACCGCGCTGTTCCTGTTCTTCCGGTTCATGCCGGGCGACTACACCTCGCTGCTGGTACAGCAGGGGATGGACCCCGAGCAGGTCGAGGCGCTGGAGCGCAAGTGGGGCCTTGCCGCGCCGCTGCACGTCCAGTACGTCCGCTACATCGTGAACCTCATGACCGCGGACGTCGGTCAGTCGTTCCGCTACGGGGAGCCCGTCTGGGACCTGGTCTGGCCCCGGATCCTCAACTCGTTCGTGCTGGTCGCGCCCGCCATCACGGCGACGTACATCATCGGCGGTATCCTCGGCGCGATCATGGGCTGGCGCCGCGGCGGGTACTTCGAGAAGACCGGGATCATCAGCGTCTCGGTGTTCCACTCCATCCCCGACTTCTTCCTGGGCATCATCCTGATCGCAGTGTTCTCCTCGTCGCTTGGCATCTTCCCGACGTCGGGGATGCTCTCGGCGCCGACGATGATCATGATCGAGGACCAGCCGTACTGGCACCGGTTCCTGCTGCCGGAGTTCTGGATGCACTACGCGCTCCCGTTCGCGACGGTGACGCTGTACTTCATGCAGTACCCCGCGCTGATCATGCGCAACAGCGTCGTCGAGGTGAGCGACCAGGAGTTCCTCCACTACCACCGGCTGAAGGGGCTCCCGCAGTCGAAGCTCCTGCGGAAGATCATCCGCCACGCCTCCCTGCCCGTCGTCACGCTCTACCCCATCTCGCTTGCGGCCTCCATCAGCGGGCTGGTTCTGATCGAGATCGTGTTCAACTGGCCCGGCATCGGCTCGCTGCTGGTCAGTTCGGTCCTGGCGCGGGACTTCCCGGTCATCCAGTTCGTGTTCCTCGTCGCCGCCGTCTGGGTCATCCTGGGGAACTTCCTCGTCGACCTGCTCTACGGGGTGCTCGACCCCCGCGTCTCCGTCGGAGAGGGCGAAGCCGAGTAGACCGGCCCTACCCGGACCCGGCGCCGAATCGGGGGACCCGATTCGACACCCGGAGCGATGCCGTGCGACGCCGCAGTTCGTCAGCGTCGGGTCCGGGACGGACAGAACGCTCCGAACGTCCGACCGCCTCCCCTCGGCGTGGCCGGCGGAGCGACGGATCGCTCCTGTCGAGATGCGTCACATCATCTATAACTTACATAGAATCGCGATACGATTTATCGGAATCGGAGAAATTAAGCGTCGATACATGTTCAATGTCACCGGTATTCTTTTAATATCCTGAGTAGATGTGTGGTCCATGCCAACAGATGGCAAGCAAGAGGGGGTTGACAGGAGGAGAGTCCTGCAAGTAATCGGCGCCGCGTCGGCCGCCGGTTTGGCCGGGTGCACCGGCGGGGGACAGCAGGAGACGACGACCGACGGCGGGGGGCAAGAGACGGGGACGACGACCGACGGCGGAGGGGGTGGCGGTCTGGGCGAGCGCGTACCGACCCTGACGTTCCAGTACTGGTCCGATCAGGGGCCGCCGACGGTCCTGTTCGAGGAGACCATCTCGAACATCCAGTCGGTCGCCTCGGATCTCGGCATCCAGATCGAGACCCAGCCGATGACGACGGCCCAGGGGATCACCGCGGTCGGCGACGACGTGCGGGAGTTCCACGTCGCGGTCAACAGCCACGGTCCCGACCCCGGGAGGCTCGACCCCAACAATCTGCTGCAGTCGTACAGCATCGGCCGCGCGGGCGCGAACGGGGAGTACAATCCCTCGAACTACGCGAACACGCAGTTCTCGGAGCTGGCCAACCAGCAGGAGAGTATCGGCGTCCCCGAGGAGCGCCGACAGGTCGTCGGCGAGGCGATGAGCATCTACTCGGAGGACATGCCGTTCATCCCGACGATAGAGCGGCCGACGACGGCCGCGATCAACACGGACATGGTCCAGCCCATCGAGGCCGGTGGCGCGGGGCTGTCCGCGGTCAACTGGGCCGCGCTGGTCGAGAGCGGCGCTCAGACTCAGCAAGGGACGGACACCATCCTGGGGAACCTCCCCGGCGAGTTCCTCACCAGCAGTTTCTACCCGACCGTCGGCGACACCGACTCGCTGGGGCTGTACACCCAACTGACGCACTCGCCGCTGATGTTGTACAACTCCGACTACGAACGGGTGCCCGTGCTGGCCGATGGGCTCGGGGAGGTTTCCGACGACGGAACGGAGGTCACGTTCACCCTGCGGGACGCGACCTTCCACAACGGTGACCCGGTGACGCCCGAAGACGTCAAGTGGACCTACGAGTTCCTGGCCGCTCAGTATCACGAGGGCAACTACCAGTGGACCGCACTCCCCGCGGAGCTGACCGTCGAGGTCGTCGACGACAGCACGGTCAAGTTCGTCACGCCGGAGCCGTCGCCGACGCTGGTGACGGCCCAGTTGCCGACGTTCGGCGTGTTGCCCCGGGACCCCTACGTCGAGGCCGGTATCGAGGAGAACCCGACCGACTTCGACGACCCGATGATCGGCGCCGGTCCCTACCAGATCACGCAGTACAACAATCAGGAGAACATCGCACTGGAGCCCCACGACGGGAATCCCCAGTTCGAAGTCCAATCGCCGATGATCCTGTCGATATACGACAGCGTCTCCGCGGTACGCCGGGCGTTCGAGAACGGCGAACTCAGCATCGCGGTGACGCTGACGCCCGACGCCGGCCGCCAGATATCGAACAGCATGGGCGACACTGCCCAGATCGTCAACGGAGCGGCGTTCCTCCCGTTCGGGATGATGCCCCAGATGTCGTACGCGCCGGGGATGTTCCGGGAGTTCCGCCAGGCGCTGTCGTACGCAGTCGACCGGCAGGGCCTCAACGACACCTACGCGTTCGGCGAGTCCGACGAGGTCGTCTACGGCACGTTCAACTCCCAGCAACACCCGTGGTACGACGAGGACAACCTCACCAAGGTCGGCAAAGAGACCCGCGACGTGGAGGCCGCACGCCAGGCCCTCTCGGAGGCCGGTTGGGGATGGGACGACCAGGGCAGGCTCCACTACCCGTCGGGTGCCGACCTGGAGGCCTGGCCGGAGGGCGAGACGCCCAATCCCGAGAACTTCTGAGGGGTAACTCTCTTCTCCATTACTTCCCGTCGAAACATCTGAAACCTCTCTACCGGCGGGTGTCCGGGACGGTCGACCGAGAGTGGGTCGCTGACCGGCCGCTACGGTCGCTCCGGGATTCAGTCCCCGCAGTCTTCGGTTCGCGTAGCGCTTCGACGGGAACGCCCGCGGAGAAACAGCTCCGAGCGATTCGGTCGCCGGAGCGCTGCGCTTCGCCGCGGGACCGTTCGGTCGAAACCGACGACGTGGCGCCGCCCCGACGCGAGTCAGTCGAAACGGACCTCGTTCCGGAGGGTACCGACTCCGTCGACCTCGATCTCCACGCTGTCACCCTCCTCCAGCCGACCGATGCCTTCCGGGGTCCCCGTGGCGATTACGTCGTCGGGTTCGAGCGTCACCAGCTTCGTTATCTCTTCGATGAGTTCCGCCACCGGGAAAATCATCTTGTCGGTCGTGGCCTCCTGTCTGACCTCTCCGTTCACCCGCGACTGAACC
This window encodes:
- a CDS encoding ABC transporter ATP-binding protein yields the protein MSDPILAFEDVDIRYRTDGPDDVHAVNAASFSIEEHDYFGLVGESGCGKSTIADAIVGGLDDNGEVASGTIRYKGEPIQDYSESEFNKNIRWKEISVIPQSSMNSLDPVMKLSEQAVEMAKYHTDLTTPEALDRLRELFDVVGLSESRIDDYPHQFSGGMQQRAIIAFALFLRPSLIIADEPTTALDVIMQDQIMDHINGLKDDWNVSMLLITHDISLVFENCDSMAVMHGGQIAETGTVEDVFDRPRHPYAILLQNAFPDVRYPDRELAVIDGHPPQLRDEVDFCTFVDRCPWAVSACREGAPPANPVAGDEDHLAWCVRADEMSELAGEYLDRSTESTSILEGEG
- a CDS encoding oligopeptide/dipeptide ABC transporter ATP-binding protein encodes the protein MSDDEPVFELRSLEKYFDTTSGLVETIRNRLAGGGPRLVRAVDDVDLTLQENQVQGVIGESGCGKTTLLRTLIGLYEPTGGELRFHGRPTSEFTKSDWKEFRQQVQIVFQDPFNSLDPKFSVRRTLAEPLQIHGIDYDRTDIEEMLETVGLTPADQYIRQFPNQLSGGEKQRVAIARALITEPDVILADEPASMLDVSTQAEILNLLNELTDEFGVSMVYISHDLSTVSYICDRINVMYLGRIVEKAPTRELLADPKHPYTQALIRSIPIPDPHYEREQATIGGEPGDPIDMPEGCRFKNRCPERMDVCDRTPLDVAPDGDETRSVACHLYYDHEEEAEPEMIERPSDDPHPSSAEDTV
- a CDS encoding ABC transporter permease: MSRLRYFARRTAVTAVLIFLVATALFLFFRFMPGDYTSLLVQQGMDPEQVEALERKWGLAAPLHVQYVRYIVNLMTADVGQSFRYGEPVWDLVWPRILNSFVLVAPAITATYIIGGILGAIMGWRRGGYFEKTGIISVSVFHSIPDFFLGIILIAVFSSSLGIFPTSGMLSAPTMIMIEDQPYWHRFLLPEFWMHYALPFATVTLYFMQYPALIMRNSVVEVSDQEFLHYHRLKGLPQSKLLRKIIRHASLPVVTLYPISLAASISGLVLIEIVFNWPGIGSLLVSSVLARDFPVIQFVFLVAAVWVILGNFLVDLLYGVLDPRVSVGEGEAE
- a CDS encoding ABC transporter substrate-binding protein, with amino-acid sequence MAGCTGGGQQETTTDGGGQETGTTTDGGGGGGLGERVPTLTFQYWSDQGPPTVLFEETISNIQSVASDLGIQIETQPMTTAQGITAVGDDVREFHVAVNSHGPDPGRLDPNNLLQSYSIGRAGANGEYNPSNYANTQFSELANQQESIGVPEERRQVVGEAMSIYSEDMPFIPTIERPTTAAINTDMVQPIEAGGAGLSAVNWAALVESGAQTQQGTDTILGNLPGEFLTSSFYPTVGDTDSLGLYTQLTHSPLMLYNSDYERVPVLADGLGEVSDDGTEVTFTLRDATFHNGDPVTPEDVKWTYEFLAAQYHEGNYQWTALPAELTVEVVDDSTVKFVTPEPSPTLVTAQLPTFGVLPRDPYVEAGIEENPTDFDDPMIGAGPYQITQYNNQENIALEPHDGNPQFEVQSPMILSIYDSVSAVRRAFENGELSIAVTLTPDAGRQISNSMGDTAQIVNGAAFLPFGMMPQMSYAPGMFREFRQALSYAVDRQGLNDTYAFGESDEVVYGTFNSQQHPWYDEDNLTKVGKETRDVEAARQALSEAGWGWDDQGRLHYPSGADLEAWPEGETPNPENF